A section of the Mycobacterium sp. 3519A genome encodes:
- a CDS encoding TetR/AcrR family transcriptional regulator, protein MTTATRRWAKTDATQQRILDAATEVFAARGYTAATMADIVDHSRASIGSIYHHFGGKRELFLAIFERLTSDIDRYIDEAADAYRGASRQRAFEANARAYLNAIWAYRRAAVVLASGDTPAGFDAIRRGDIQRGFHRWMSVLELDTSPRGQLLMRLLIDVMTEASAMVMMCENADDVGPITDATIECLRRLTRRPRPPFRR, encoded by the coding sequence ATGACCACCGCGACCAGGCGTTGGGCGAAGACCGATGCGACGCAGCAGCGCATTCTCGACGCTGCCACCGAGGTTTTCGCCGCACGCGGATACACCGCGGCGACAATGGCCGATATCGTCGACCACTCCCGGGCCAGCATCGGCAGCATCTACCACCACTTCGGCGGTAAGCGCGAGTTGTTTCTGGCTATCTTCGAGCGGCTCACCTCCGATATCGACCGCTACATCGACGAAGCCGCCGACGCCTATCGCGGCGCCAGCCGCCAGCGGGCCTTCGAGGCGAACGCGCGGGCGTATCTGAACGCGATCTGGGCATATCGCCGCGCGGCGGTGGTGCTGGCGTCCGGTGACACCCCGGCGGGTTTCGACGCGATCCGGCGCGGCGACATCCAGCGCGGGTTCCACCGCTGGATGTCGGTGCTCGAACTCGACACCTCGCCGCGCGGTCAGCTGCTGATGCGCCTCCTCATCGACGTGATGACCGAAGCGTCGGCGATGGTGATGATGTGCGAGAACGCCGACGACGTCGGGCCCATCACCGATGCGACCATCGAGTGCCTGCGCCGCCTCACCCGTCGACCGCGTCCTCCATTTCGGCGATGA